The window AATGatttaataaaatactatATTAAACTATACACTAAGCCAACTAACACGTTTTAGAATATTGGCCCCTCATTAATTTACATGCCGAATTCAGTAGGTCGCTCGCCACAGCTGGGGGTCAGGTCATTAGCATTCTTGATTCTCAATAAAGTTACCAAACGAGCGGTCAGGCAGTCGACTTTTAGTTACAAGTTGAAAATGACCCAAAGCGGTTTGCTGACGGCGCTATTTTTATTGCTCTTTAATGGCCATaacattttggccaaatcgCTGCAGGAACGTATTGTGGGTGGAGTGGAACTGCCCATCAGTGTGTCACCCTGGCTGGCATCGGTTAGTGTTCATGGGAGTTATAGCTGTAGTGCCGCTCTGATTACTTCCCAGTGGCTGGTGACAGCAGCCCATTGTGTCCACTACCCGGATAGGTATTTCGTGAGAGCAGGTTCCGCATCACCTGCCGAGGGAGGACAGGAAAGGAATGTAGCCAGTATTCTTCTACATCCCAGCTTTAACCTACGCATTCTGGACAACGACATTGCCCTTTTGATGGTGGACAAGGCTTTTAAATTGGACTCTAACCTACAACTCCTAAAGCTTCCCATACCCGGACTTAATGTGGTTCCAAGGACTCTCTTGGTAGCCGGTTGGGGAACTGTACACGAAAACTCAACCTCTACGGAGCAGCAGCTACGTGGCACTCTGGTTAATTTGATTGATGAAAGGCGGTGCAAGTATCTCTATTCGAGGATTGGTCGTCCTGTCACGGAAAACATGGTTTGCGCAGGTGCTCCAGGAAGAGACCATTGCTATGGCGACTCGGGAGCCCCCTTGGTTCATCGTGGTATCACCTACGGAATCGTTTCCTTTGCCCATGGCTGTGGTGATCCACATTTTCCCGGAGTCTATACCAAAGTTTCCAATTATGTATCGTGGATCTTAAGTGTTTTAAAATctgagaaaaaataaagataatcTATTTCAATTTCAAGCCGATAAATTCCTCTTCAATTTCAGTGCAGATTGAAGAATCGTCAAACATTTTTTACCtataaatcgtttaaggtattttgAAGGGGTAACTTTTGAAGGagaccccctggaaatttttacaaaaaatccaaaaaatatttcgttcctagattttgatgcagaatgataaagaatttatctacaaatcgtttaaggtattccgctcaagaatcggatggaaattgggcaagatacagccatcgttgggggccatattgtccttccatgcatcttTCATCACTTTTTCcaggaccccctggaaatttttacaaaaaatcgaaaaaatatttcgttcctagattttgatgcagaatgataaagaatctatctacaaatcgtttaaggtattccgctcaagaatcggatggaaattgggcaagatacagccatcgttgggggccatattgtccttccatgcatctttcatcacttttgaaggggaccccctggaaatttttacaaaaactcgaaaaaatatttcgttcctagattttgatgcagaatgataaagaatttatctacaaatcgtttaaggtattccgttcaagaatcggatggaaattgggcaagatatgttacagccatcgttgggggccatattttccttccatgcgtctttcatcacttttgaaggggaccccctggaaatttttacaaaaactcgaaaaaaatatttcgttcctagattttgatgcagaatgataaagaatttatctacaaatcgtttaaggtattccgctcaagaatcggatggaaattgggcaagatatgttacagccatcgttgggggccatattttccttccatgcgtctttcatcacttttgaaggggaccccctggaaatttttacaaaaaatcgaaaaaatatttcgttcctagattttgatgcagaatgataaagaatttacctacaaatcgtttaaggtattccgttcaagaatcggatggaaattgggcaagatatgttacagccatcgttgggggccatattttccttccatgcgtctttcatcacttttgaaggggaccccctggaaatttttacaaaaaatcgaaaaaatatttcgttcctagattttgatgcagaatgataaagaatttatctacaaatcgtttaaggtattccgctcaagaatcggatggaaattgggcaagatacagccatcgttgggggccatattgtccttccatgcatctttcatcacttttgaaggggaccccctggaaatttttacaaaaaatcgaaaaaatatttcgttcctagattttgatgcagaatgataaagaatctatctacaaatcgtttaaggtattccgtgcaagaatcggatggaaattggtcaagatacagccatcgttgggggccatattgtccttccatgcgtctttcatcacttttgaaggggacccctaggaaatttttacaaaaaatcgaaaaaatatttcgttcctagattttgatgcagaatgataaagaatctatctacaaatcgtttaaggtattccgctcaagaatcggatggaaattgggcaagatacagccatcgttgggggccatattgtccttccatgcatctttcattacttttgaaggggacctcctggaaatttttacaaaaaatccaaaaaatatttcgttcctagattttgacgcagaatgataaagaatctatctacaaatcgggcaagatacagccatcgttgggggccatattgtccttccatgcatctttcatcactttttccaggggaccccctggaaatttttacaaaaaatccaaaaaatatttcgttcctagattttgatgcagaatgctggagaatctatctacaaatcgtttaaggtattccgcgcaagaatcggatggaaattggtcaagatacagccatcgttgggggccatattgtccttccatgcgtctttcatcacttttgaaggggacccccaggaaatttttacaaaaaatcgaaaaaatatttcgttcctagattttgatgcagaatgataaagaatctatctacaaatcgtttaaggtattccgctcaagaatcggatggaaattgggcaagatacagccatcgttgggggccatattgtccttccatgcatctttcattacttttgaaggggaccccctggaaatttttacaaaaaatccaaaaaatatttcgttcctagattttgatgcagaatgataaagaatctatctacaaatcgtttaaggtattccgctcaagaatcggatggaaattggacaagatacagccatcgttgagggccatattgtccttccatgcatctttcattacttttgaaggggacccccgtggaaatttttacaaaaaatccaaaaaatatttcgttcctagattttgatgcagaatgataaagaatctatctacaaatcgtttaaggtattccgctcaagaatcggatggaaattgggcaaGATATGTTACAGCCATCGTTGTGGGCCATATTTTCCTTCCATGCATCTTTCattacttttgaaggggacccccgtggaaatttttacaaaaaatcgaaaaaatatttcgttcctagattttgatgcagaatgataaagaatttacctacaaatcgtttaaggtattccgttcaagaatcggatggaaattgggcaagatatgttacagccatcgttgggggccatattttccttccatgcgtctttcatcacttttgaaggggaccccctggaaatttttacaaaaaatccaaaaaatatttcgttcctagattttgatgcagaatgataaagaatttacctacaaatcgtttaaggtattccgttcaagaatcggatggaaattgggcaagatatgttacagccatcgttgggggccatattttccttccatgcgtctttcatcacttttgaaggggaccccctggaaatttttacaaaaaatccaaaaaatatttcgttcctagattttgatgcagaatgctggagaatctatctacaaatcgtttaaggtattccgcgcaagaatcgcatggaaattgggcaagatatgttacagccatcgttgggggccatattttccttccatgcgtctttcatcacttttgaagaggacccccaggaaatttttacaaaaaatcgaaattgggggccatattttcCTTCTTTCATCAcatttgaaggggaccccctggaaatttttacaaaaaatcgaaaaaatatttcgttcctagattttgatgcagaatgataaagaatttacctacaaatcgtttaaggtattccgttcaagaatcggatggaaattgggcaagatatgttacagccatcgttgggggccatattttccttccatgcgtctttcatcacttttgaaggggaccccctggaaatttttacaaaaaatccaaaaaatatttcgttcctagattttgatgcagaatgctggagaatctatctacaaatcgtttaaggtattccgtgcaagaatcggatggaaattcgtcaagatacagccatcgttgggggccatattgtccttccatgcgtctttcatcacttttgaagaggacccccaggaaatttttacaaaaaatcgaaaaaatatttcgttcctagattttgatgcagaatgataaagaatctatctacaaatcgtttaaggtattccgctcaagaatcggatggaaattgggcaagatacagccatcgttgggggccatattgtccttccatgcatctttcatcacttttgaaggggaccccctggaaatttttacaaaaaatcgaaaaaatatttcgttcctagattttgatgcagaatgataaagaatttacctacaaatcgtttaaggtattccgttcaagaatcggatggaaattgggcaagatatgttacagccatcgttgggggccatattttccttccatgcgtctttcatcacttttgaaggggaccccctggaaatttttacaaaaaatccaaaaaatatttcgttcctagattttgatgcagaatgctggagaatctatctacaaatcgtttaaggtattccgcgcaagaatcgcatggaaattgggcaagatatgttacagccatcgttgggggccatattttccttccatgcgtctttcatcacttttgaaggggaccccctggaaatttttacaaaaaatcgaaaaaatatttcgttcctagattttgatgcagaatgataaagaatttatctacaaatcgtttaaggtattccgctcaagaatcggatggaaattgggcaagatacagccatcgttgggggccatattgtccttccatgcatctttcatcacttttgaaggggaccccctggaaatttttacaaaaaatcgaaaaaatatttcgttcctagattttgatgcagaatgataaagaatttacctacaaatcgtttaaggtattccgttcaagaatcggatgttacatccatcgttgggggccatattgtccttccatgcatctttcatcacttttgaaggggaccccctggaaatttttacaaaaaatcgaaaaaatatttcgttcctagattttgatgcagaatgataaagaatttatctacaaatcgtttaaggtattccgctcaagaatcggatggaaattgggcaagatacagccatcgttgggggccatattttccttccatgcgtctttcatcacttttgaagaggacccccaggaaatttttacaaaaaatcgaaattgggggccatattttccttctttcatcacttttgaaggggacccccaggaaatttttacaaaaaatcgaaaaaatatttcgttcctagattttgatgcagaatgataaagaatctatctacaaatcgtttaaggtattccgctcaagaatcggatggaaattgggcaagatacagccatcgttgggggccatattgtccttccatgcatctttcattacttttgaaggggaccccctggaaatttttacaaaaaatccaaaaaatatttcgttcctagattttgatgcagaatgataaagaatctatctacaaatcgtttaaggtattccgctcaagaatcggatggaaattggacaagatacagccatcgttgagggccatattgtccttccatgcatctttcattacttttgaaggggacccccgtggaaatttttacaaaaaatccaaaaaatatttcgttcctagattttgatgcagaatgataaagaatctatctacaaatcgtttaaggtattccgctcaagaatcggatggaaattgggcaagatatgttacagccatcgttgggggccatattttccttccatgcatctttcattacttttgaaggggacccccgtggaaatttttacaaaaaatcgaaaaaatatttcgttcctagattttgatgcagaatgataaagaatttacctacaaatcgtttaaggttaATCGTttaagattttgatgcagaatgataaagaatttacctacaaatcgtttaaggtattccgttcaagaatcggatggaaattgggcaagatatgttacagccatcgttgggggccatattttccttccatgcgtctttcatcacttttgaaggggaccccctggaaatttttacaaaaaatccaaaaaatatttcgttcctagattttgatgcagaatgataaagaatttacctacaaatcgtttaaggtattccgttcaagaatcggatggaaattgggcaagatatgttacagccatcgttgggggccatattttccttccatgcgtctttcatcacttttgaaggggaccccctggaaatttttacaaaaaatccaaaaaatatttcgttcctagattttgatgcagaatgctggagaatctatctacaaatcgtttaaggtattccgcgcaagaatcgcatggaaattgggcaagatatgttacagccatcgttgggggccatattttccttccatgcgtctttcatcacttttgaagaggacccccaggaaatttttacaaaaaatcgaaattgggggccatattttcCTTCTTTCATCAcatttgaaggggaccccctggaaatttttacaaaaaatcgaaaaaatatttcgttcctagattttgatgcagaatgataaagaatttacctacaaatcgtttaaggtattccgttcaagaatcggatggaaattgggcaagatatgttacagccatcgttgggggccatattttccttccatgcgtctttcatcacttttgaaggggaccccctggaaatttttacaaaaaatccaaaaaatatttcgttcctagattttgatgcagaatgctggagaatctatctacaaatcgtttaaggtattccgtgcaagaatcggatggaaattcgtcaagatacagccatcgttgggggccatattgtccttccatgcgtctttcatcacttttgaagaggacccccaggaaatttttacaaaaaatcgaaaaaatatttcgttcctagattttgatgcagaatgataaagaatctatctacaaatcgtttaaggtattccgctcaagaatcggatggaaattgggcaagatacagccatcgttgggggccatattgtccttccatgcatctttcatcacttttgaaggggaccccctggaaatttttacaaaaaatcgaaaaaatatttcgttcctagattttgatgcagaatgataaagaatttacctacaaatcgtttaaggtattccgttcaagaatcggatggaaattgggcaagatatgttacagccatcgttgggggccatattttccttccatgcgtctttcatcacttttgaaggggaccccctggaaatttttacaaaaaatccaaaaaatatttcgttcctagattttgatgcagaatgctggagaatctatctacaaatcgtttaaggtattccgcgcaagaatcgcatggaaattgggcaagatatgttacagccatcgttgggggccatattttccttccatgcgtctttcatcacttttgaaggggaccccctggaaatttttacaaaaaatcgaaaaaatatttcgttcctagattttgatgcagaatgataaagaatttatctacaaatcgtttaaggtattccgctcaagaatcggatggaaattgggcaagatacagccatcgttgggggccatattgtccttccatgcatctttcatcacttttgaaggggaccccctggaaatttttacaaaaaatcgaaaaaatatttcgttcctagattttgatgcagaatgataaagaatttacctacaaatcgtttaaggtattccgttcaagaatcggatgttacatccatcgttgggggccatattgtccttccatgcatctttcatcacttttgaaggggaccccctggaaatttttacaaaaaatcgaaaaaatatttcgttcctagattttgatgcagaatgataaagaatttatctacaaatcgtttaaggtattccgctcaagaatcggatggaaattgggcaagatacagccatcgttgggggccatattttccttccatgcgtctttcatcacttttgaagaggacccccaggaaatttttacaaaaaatcgaaattgggggccatattttccttctttcatcacttttgaaggggaccccctggaaatttttacaaaaaatcgaaaaaatatttcgttcctagattttgatgcagaatgataaagaatttacctacaaatcgtttaaggtattccgttcaagaatcggatggaaattgggcaagatatgttacagccatcgttgggggccatattttccttccatgcgtctttcatcacttttgaaggggaccccctggaaatttttacaaaaaatccaaaaaatatttcgttcctagattttgatgcagaatgctggagaatctatctacaaatcgtttaaggtattccgtgcaagaatcggatggaaattggtcaagatagagccatcgttgggggccatattgtccttccatgcgtctttcatcacttttgaagaggacccccaggaaatttttacaaaaaatcgaaaaaatatttcgttcctagattttgatgcagaatgataaagaatctatctacaaatcgtttaaggtattccgctcaagaatcggatggaaattgggcaagatacagccatcgttgggggccatattgtccttccatgcatctttcatcacttttgaaggggaccccctggaaatttttacaaaaaatcgaaaaaatatttcgttcctagattttgatgcagaatgataaagaatttacctacaaatcgtttaaggtattccgttcaagaatcggatggaaattgggcaagatatgttacagccatcgttgggggccatattttccttccatgcgtctttcatcacttttgaaggggaccccctggaaatttttacaaaaaatccaaaaaatatttcgttcctagattttgatgcagaatgctggagaatctatctacaaatcgtttaaggtattccgcgcaagaatcgcatggaaattgggcaagatatgttacagccatcgttgggggccatattttccttccatgcgtctttcatcacttttgaaggggaccccctggaaatttttacaaaaaatcgaaaaaatatttcgttcctagattttgatgcagaatgataaagaatttatctacaaatcgtttaaggtattccgctcaagaatcggatggaaattgggcaagatacagccatcgttgggggccatattgtccttccatgcatctttcatcacttttgaaggggaccccctggaaatttttacaaaaactcgaaaaaatatttcgttcctagattttgatgcagaatgataaagaatttatctacaaatcgtttaaggtattccgttcaagaatcggatggaaattgggcaagatatgttacagccatcgttgggggccatattttccttccatgcgtctttcatcacttttgaaggggaccccctggaaatttttacaaaaactcgaaaaaatatttcgttcctagattttgatgcagaatgataaagaatttatctacaaatcgtttaaggtattccgctcaagaatcggatggaaattgggcaagat of the Drosophila ananassae strain 14024-0371.13 chromosome 2R, ASM1763931v2, whole genome shotgun sequence genome contains:
- the LOC6496458 gene encoding trypsin beta; the protein is MTQSGLLTALFLLLFNGHNILAKSLQERIVGGVELPISVSPWLASVSVHGSYSCSAALITSQWLVTAAHCVHYPDRYFVRAGSASPAEGGQERNVASILLHPSFNLRILDNDIALLMVDKAFKLDSNLQLLKLPIPGLNVVPRTLLVAGWGTVHENSTSTEQQLRGTLVNLIDERRCKYLYSRIGRPVTENMVCAGAPGRDHCYGDSGAPLVHRGITYGIVSFAHGCGDPHFPGVYTKVSNYVSWILSVLKSEKK